The genomic window TCGCCGATCAACAACACCCGCGGCAGATCATCGCGTTCCTCTACCGGCTTCATGGGCTTGTCCGGCGCGGCGGCTTGCCCCCATGCCGAAACGCTGAAAAACATAGTGACAGGCAAAACCAGGGCGGGAAGAAAGAATCGATTCATGAAACGGCTCTCGCAGATAGATTTGAGATTTGAGATTTGAGATTTGAGATTTGAGATTTGAGATTTGAGATTTGAGATTTGAGATTTGAGATTTGAGATTTGAGATTTGAGATTTGAGATTTGAGATTTGAGATTTGAGATTATAACGCACTGCGGACGGCGCTCAGACTCCGCCTGCCGAAACGGCTTCGCGTATCGCTACAATACACCAACACTCCACACGCGAAGCCTGCTGGCCGACTTCCGCCCCTCTCTCCAAGCCGATTCGTTGACCGCCGTTCCTCCCCCCCAACCGCACCGCCCTACCCCACAGGACGCGCCGCCCGCCGCTGCGGACTACGGCGTCTACCGCATCCTGGACGCTTCCTACAATCGCGCCAGCGAAGGCCTGCGGACGATCGAAGACTACGCCCGCTTTGTCCGCAACGATCCCGCACTCAGCCGGCACGCGAAACAGCTGCGGCACGACCTGGCCGCGGCGTTTGCGACGTTGCCTCGACAACACCTGCTGTCGGCTCGCGACACGCCCGGCGATGTGGGCACCACGATCCAAACCGCCAGCGAACAAATCCGACCGTCTGCGGTGGCCGTCGCTACGGCCGCGGCGGCTCGCTGCCAACAGGCGCTGCGGAGCATCGAGGAATACGTCAAGTGTATCTACCCCGAGGTCGCTCCTCGGATCGAAGCAATTCGCTACCAAACCTACACGCTCGAAGCCGCCCTGCAGGGACTCAGCCAAGCCGCCGAGCGACTGGCCGGCGCACGGCTGTACGCCTTGATCGAGGGCGGTGAATCGAACGAGGCGTTGGCCCAAACCATCCGCACTCTGGCGACCGCCGGCGTCGACATCCTACAGCTCCGCGACAAACGCCTGGACGACCGTACGCTGTACGAACGCACGCGGGCCGCGACCGCGGAAGTGGCTGCGATCGACACCGCTCAGAGACCATTGTTGATCGTCAACGACCGAGCGGACATCGCGGCGGCGGCCGGCGCCGATGGAGTGCACGTGGGGCAGGAGGAACTACCGCTGGCAGCGGTCCGCCGCATCGTCGGACCGGACGGCATCGTGGGCGTCTCCACACACAACCTATCACAGGCCCAGCAAGCCCAACGCGACGGCGCGGACTACATCGGCTGCGGGCCCACATTCACCAGCCGCACCAAATCGTTCGCGGAGTTTCCCGGACTGGAATTTTTAAAGCAGGTGGCCAAGCAGCTGAGTCTGCCGGCGTTTGCCATCGGCGGCATCGACGCCACGAACGTGGATCAAGTCCTGGCGACCGGGATCCCCCGCGTCGCCGTATCGGCCGCCATCACCGCAGCCGAATCGCCGCCCCAAGCCGCCGCCGAGCTAAAACAAATCTTGAGCAAATGGTCGCTGTTCGCTCCGCGAACATAGCGTTACGAACCAACAAACCCGCTGGCCGGCGTTGCAAATCAACCGCCGATCGCTTCGAGTTCTTCCCAACGTTGGTACGCGGTGGCGAGCTCCTGTTCGAGCTCACTGAGTTGGTTTTGATTGGCCGCCTGCAGGGCACCGGGTTGCTTGTAATACTCTGGGTCGGCCATGCTGTCGTGCAGCTCGGCGATTTGCGTTTCCAGTCGCTCAATCTTTTCCGGCAGCTTTTCCAATTCGTGTTTTTCCTTAAAGCTCAAGCGACGCGTTTGCGTGTTTGCGTTTGGTTTTTTGGCGGTGTCGTTGCCTGAGCCGTTGCCGGATTTTTTCTTGGCGGGCTTGGCGATGGACTTGTGCGAGGGCGCGGCTTGGGCGACGTCGCCGCGCTGTTCGACGACTCGTCGCCAGTCGTCGTAGCCACCAACGTATTCGTGCACACCGTCGGCTTCGTACACGATCGTGCTGGTCACCACATTGTTCAAAAACGTTCGATCATGGCTGACCAGCAGCACGGTGCCGGCGAACTGGGTAACTTGTTCTTCCAGCATGTCCAGGGTTTCGCTGTCCAGATCGTTGGTCGGTTCGTCCAGCACGATCACGTTTGCGGGTTTGGTCATCAGTTTGGCCAGCAGCACGCGATTGCGTTCACCGCCGGAAAGAAACCGCACCGGCGTGCGAGCTCGTTCGGGCGTGAATAAAAAGTCCTGTAGGTAGCCGATGATGTGTTTATTGGTGTCGCCGATGCGGACGCGGTCGCTGCCATCGGCCACGTTATCCTGAACCGATTTGTCTCCGTCCAGCTGATCGCGAAGTTGGTCGAAGTAGGCGACCTGGACATTGGTGCCGGTGCGGACGGAGCCCTGTTGGGGTTCCAGTTCTCCGAGGATCAGTTTCAGCAGCGTGGTTTTGCCGGCGCCGTTGGGGCCGATAATGCCCACTTTGTCGCCGCGCATGATGGTGGTGGAGAAATTTTCGACGATCGAGCGATCCCCGTAGGAAAAGGAGATCTTCTTGACGTCGGCCACCAGCGCACCGCTGCGCATCGCTTCTTGAATCTGCAGCTTGGCCGTGCCTTCGGATTTGCGGCGTTGGCCGCGTTCGACCCGCATTTCTTTCAACGCTTTGACGCGGCCTTCGTTGCGTGTCCGCCGAGCCTTGATGCCTTTGCGGATCCAGGCTTCTTCTTCAGCCAGACGTTTGTCGAACAGGGCGTTTTGTTTTTCTTCGGCGGCCAGAGCGGCTTCTTTGCGCTGTAGGAAGGTGGCGTAGTCGCAGGACCAATCGAACAAACGTCCGCGATCGATTTCCCAGATCCGATTGGCCAGCCGTTGCAGGAAGGAGCGGTCGTGGGTGACAAACAGCAGCGTGCCCTGCCATCGGGCGAGGAATTCTTCGAGCCAGAGAATGGAGTCGATATCCAGGTGATTGGTGGGTTCGTCCAGCAGCAACAGGTGCGGCTCGGCAGCCAGGGCGCGGGCCAGCAGAACGCGACGCTTCATGCCGCTGGAGAGCGTCTGGAAGGAAGCTTCGGGGCTAAGGTTCATCTGCGAGAGGATTTTCTCCAGCCGATGAGCCCGTTCCCAGGGTTCGGCCCCGTCTTCTTCGCTGAGGCCTTGTTCGACGACGTCGTGGATCGTGCCGGTTAGGTTCGTGGGCACGTCTTGGACCAAGCGGGCGACGCGGACGCCGGTATCAAACACAATCTGGCCGCCATCGGGCTGAAGCTCGCCGGCCAGTAGTTTCATCAGCGTCGTCTTGCCGGCCCCGTTGCGTCCCAGCAATCCGATTCGTTGCCCGGGCTCAATCTTTGCGGAAACTTCATCCAGCAGTGACGGCCCGCGAAAGCCAATCGTGAGTTCTTCCAGCGTGATTAGCGGCATGTTTCGTAGCGGTGGGTTGGCAAGGGACTGCAAGACGGGTACGGGAAGGTCAATTTTGAGCGACGGACCACAGCCTGACGAGGGGCCTGTCGCCGTCGCGGCAGCAATCGTACCCACGGACGGCGGCCAACCGCTCGGCGATGGAGCGCCGAGGGAATACAATTGGGGGGGCTCCGGCAATCGGAACCTCGCCGCAATGCTCTCCCCCGCTGCAATGCTCCCTCCCGCCGAATTTGTTTTCTATGCCTTCGATCTCGTTGTCCTTGCACGTTAGCGAAACCGATCTGGAGGGCCGTTATCGTAGGCTGCAACGATGCTGGATGGGCTTTTGGCTGCTGTTGATGGCGGTCAGCTGGCGATTGTGGATGCCGCCGGCCGAGTTTCCCGCGGTGCCCTTTGCGCCTCCTTTTGTGGTGCCGCCCGCCTTGGAATGGGGGTTACTGGCTGCAGTGGTGGGCGCGGTGTTGTTCGGCATTGTCGCCAATACGGCGCGTCGACTCAGCTTGGCGATGGTGCTGTTTGTGGCGGCTGCCGCCGCGTTGGTGACGTTGAACCAGCACCGCCTGCAACCATGGTTTTACCAGGCGATGTTGCTGGGGTTGCTGTTTGCCAGTAACGATTCGCGGCGCGGATTGCCGTTGATGCGGTGGTTGGCCATCGGCGTTTATCTTTATTCTTCGCTAGGGAAATTTGATTTTCAGTTTCTGCATACCGTCGGGCAGCAGTTCTTGGATACGACGTGTGGATTGGTGGGCCTGGATGCGACGCAGTGGAGCGAGCCGTGGCGGCTGGGGGCGACAACTTTGTTCCCGGCGGTGGAACTGCTGGTGGCGATCGGATTGATGATTCGGCCCACGCGACTCCTGGCCGCCGTGCTGGGCATCGCGATGCATGCCTGTACGATCGTGTTGCTCAGTCCGATAGGCTTGGGGCATCAGCCGGGCGTGCTGGTTTGGAACGCTGCCATGGGCATGCAACTGGCACTGTTATTCATGAGGCCCCGGATGGCGCCGCGAGTGATCGACACGCCACCGACCGAAACAGTGACTTCGCGGCGAATCCTGTCGCCGTTGGTGGGCTTGGTCGCGATCGGTTTGGCGATGCTGCTGCCGCTGGCGGAGCGGACCGGCTACTGGGACCACTGGACGTCCTGGGCGCTTTACTCGCCGCACAACAGTCGCGTCTCGGTTCAGGTGCACGCCTCGGCGGCCGGCCGATTGCCGCCGTCGATCGTGACTTGCCTGTCGCCGCCCGATGAGACAGGCTGGCGGAACATGGATTTGGATCGTTGGTCGATCGAGTCGGTGGGAGTGCCCAATTACCCCCAAGCGCGTTTTCAGTTAGGCGTGGCGATCGGGCTGATCCAGTGCTACGGCTTGGAACGCCAAGCCCGAATCCGTCTGCGGGGCGTCGCCGACCGTTGGACAGGACGCCGCGACAACCATTTTGCGGCTGGAAAGATGCAGTGGGAGGCAGCCGCCGATCAGTTTTGGCTGAATGCGGAGCCGCGACCCTGCACGGCTAGCCATCGACCCCCACGTCCCCGGTGATTTTATCCTTGTACATCGCCAGTCGCCCCATCGCGTCGTCAATGTCTTTGGCGTCGACGCCGTGTGATTCCATGGCGTCGGCAAAGTGGTTACAGAATTTGGCAAAGTGTTGCCCGGTGATGCCGCGTCCATGATGGATGGCCGCCAGTTCGGTGCCACAATACTTGACCGGACCGTCAAACGCCGAGGCCAAGAATTCGAACTGCATTTTTTGCAGTCGCTCCATCGACGTGTTCTCGAAAAATCCCGCCAGATCCTCGTCTGCCAAGACTCGGCGATACATGTCTTTTACGATATCGGCCACCACGGCGGCGCCACCAATGCGTTCAAAGAGAACTTCCGATTCGTCGGCCATGTCGTTTATCCGGTGCGTGGGGGCAGCCAGCGCAGCTGGTCGTCGCTGGTAAATAGCTCAACACAATATGGGTCTTATGCAACATTATGCCAAGGGTCGGGACGACTGGCCAGGAATCGGGATGCTTCCCCGCCCGAGCGACATCGCTGCGGTCGATCAAGTACACTATGCACCGACTTAGGGTTGTTACGGTTCCATTCTCATTAATCGGAGTTGAAAATATGCGGCGCGCGTTTGTTTGGGGTTGGCTGGTCGGGTTGAGCTCGGTTGTCGGCGGAGCCTCGGTTGCCACTGCCCAGGTGGATTCCGCGCAGGTGGATTCCGCCCAGGCGGATTCCGCAGCTATGGAAGTCCTGGTCGAAGAAGATTTTGAATCCGGGGCGGAGCGTTGGCAGCCCACCGATGCGAAAAAATGGCGAGTCGACACTGAGGGCGAAGGTAATAACAAAAACCATGTCTACCACCTGTTGGGTAAGAGCGATTACGCGCCGCCACATCGCAGCCCCCACAGTATCTCCCTGTTGAAGGACACCATCGTCGGCGATTTTGAACTGACGGCCAAAGTCAAGACGCTGCAGACCTCGCGGGCGCATCGCGACATGTGTGTGTTCTTCGGCTATCAAAACCCCGCTCAGTTCTACTATGTGCACCTGGGCGAACGCACCGATGATCACGCGAATCAGATTTTTGTCGTCGACAAGGCTCCACGGATCAAAATCAGCGAAAAGACCAACCCCGGCACGCCCTGGAAAGACGACACTTGGCACGATCTGAAAATCGTCCGCCGCGTCTCCGATGGGCTGATCGAAATTTACTTCGACGATATGGACAAGCCGCATATGGTCGCGCACGACAAACGCTTTGCCTGGGGACAGGTCGGGCTGGGCTCGTTTGACGACCTAGGATTGTGGGACGACGTGCAGCTGCGCGGCGTGCGCGTCAAAGCCGCCGCGACGCCGAGCCCGTAACATGTCGGCTGATCAACCCGCTGAAGACGAACCTACGGCGGAGCTGCCCCGTGAACATGGGCCGTGGAAAATATTGGCGTCGCATGAGGCCTATCGCGATCCTTGGGTGCGGCTTCGGCAGGACGATGTGCTGCGTCCCGATGGGCTGCCCGGCAGCTACGTGGTCGTCAACCTGAAACCCGGTGTGTGCGTATTGGCCTTGGATGACAACGGCCGCGTGCACCTGACCCGTGAATTTCATTACGGGGTCGGGCGAGTGACGTTGGAAGCGGTCAGCGGTGGCGTCGAACCGGGGGACAGCCCCGAAGCGACCGCGCATCGCGAGCTGGCCGAGGAACTGGGGATCACGGCCGAGCGGCTGACGATGCTGGGCAACATGGATCCCTTCACCGCCAATGTGGTCTCGCCAACGGTCCTGTACTTGGCCGAGGGCTTACGTTTTGGGACGCCCCAGCCGGAGGGCACCGAGCAGATTACGCGTGTCGAGATGTCGCTAGACGAAGCGGTGCAGCGGGTGATGGACAGCGAAATCACTCACGGTCCCAGTTGTGTGGTGATCCTAAAAGCCGCGATGGGCACCTCCTCGTAGCTACGCTCGCCAGAGCGTGGATAGCCAAGCCAAACCACCTTCTGGCGAAGGTAGCTACGACTCACCCTCGTAGCGGTGTAGCCGAACTCGCGGGACGTGAAGTGTATTAATGACGGATTCACCTTACTCTCCCTCTGGGAGAGTCGAGCGTCAGCGAGGAGAGGGCGACCGCGCCGCCGCAAAAGAACCTCCCCTCGCTAAGGCTCGACCCTCCTTAAAAAGGAGGGTGAAGCAAGCGGCCCCAAGGTCCAATGCTGCAGTGATACCTTTCACGTCCCCCAGAGTTTGGACGGGTTGGCCCCACCGTCTGGCGACGGTAGCTACCGATACGTCATCCTTCCAACACGCGTCGGGCGTTGCCGCCGCAATAGGCCGCGATCGTTGGCTCGTCGATGCCCATCGCTTGCAGGTTTTGCACCATGGCGGGCATCGTGGCCGCGGAGCCTGCTAGTTGGCCGCTGTCGTCGAACCGTGGAGCGTCGTTTTCGGCAACTCGCACCATCCGGCCGGCCAGCGGATACGTTCCCGGCCCCAGTCCGGCCGCGGCGATGGCGTCGGTCGTGAGGATGACGTTGGCGACGGGGATCTGCCGCAGGTAGTTCTGCAGGGCGAACAAGGGGATGTGATGTCCGTCTGCGATCAAACCAATCCGCAATTGATCGGCCACGGCCAACACGCGTTGAATGATATTGTCGTGCCGGGGCAGGTTTACCGGACAGCCGTTGCCCAGGTGGGTGAACATCGACAAACCGGCATCGATACCGCGCCGCAGCTCGTCCAGCGAGGCATCGCAATGTCCGGCCGACACCAGGATTTGTTGGTCGGCCAGAAAACGCGTGGTCGCGGCGCCGGGGTCGCGTTCGGGAGCCAGCGTAACGATTCGCACGCGCCCCTCGGCGGCGTCCAGCAAGCGTTTGGCCGCATCCACGCTGGCCAGTTGAGTGCTTTCGGTGGGATGGGCGCCGATGTACCCGAGTTGGGGATTCAAAAAGGGTCCCTCGACGTGAAATCCCGCCACCATCTGCGACGCTAAGTCATCTTCTTGCGTTCGCTTGACCAATTGCCGCAAGCGTCGCTGCATGGCGTCCAGCGTGTCGGTGATCACCGTCGGCAGGAACGCCGTCACGCCGTCGCTGCGCATCGCTTGACAAGCACGATGTAGGTCGTCGGCGGAAAGGGCGTCGTCGTTAAAGTCGACGCCGGCGTAACCGTTGACCTGGATGTCTACAAAGTCGCTCAAGTGGCCGCGCCCCGCGTCGCTTCGCTCAGCTTTTCCGCGGCCGGGGGATCCAGCAGCAGCGTGCAGTTAGCGTGTTTTTGCAGGATCGACGCGGGTAGGTCAGGCGTTACCGGGCCCTCTACGGCGGCTTGCACGGCTGCGGCCTTGCGAGCGTCCGGCACACTGCAGATGATCGCTCGCGATTTCATGATCTGCTGCACCGACATGCTGATGGCGTGCGTCGGTACTTCGGCTAGCGATCCGAACCAGCCCTCGCCGACTTGTTGCTGTCGACACGGTTCATCCAGTTCGACGATCAGGTAGGGATCGGTGGTTTCGAAATCGGCGGGGGGGTCGTTAAAAGCCAGGTGTCCGTTTTCGCCGATACCGACCAACGCCACGTCGATCGGCTGGCCGCTGACCAGTTCACCGATTCGTTGAACGTTTTCTTGGGGCGAATCGCCGGCATCGAGGAATTGAAAGGAACCCAGAGGCACTTTCTGCACCAACCGCTCGTCCAGATAGCGGCAGAACGAGGCCGGGTGCGAGCGATCGATGCCGATGTATTCATCCAGGTGAAAGCCATCGACCAGCTGCCAATCGATATCGGGCTGTTTCGTTAAATGTTCGAGCACAGTAAATTGCGACGCGCCGGTGGCGACAATCATACGTGCCCGGCGGTTGTCGCTGATCGCATCTCGCAGAATGGCCGCCGCGCGTTCTGCCGCCAAGCGACCCATTTCGTCGACATCCGACGCAATCTCGATTCGCATAGTGTACCTTGTGACGAATGAAACCCGATTTTAGTTAACAGCAAGACCACAAGTTTGGCATTCACTGATGCAGAACGCAACAACCTCTGATTCATCTCGTCGCACCCTGGGCGACTGGCTTCGCTCGATCGGCCCCGCGGTGGTCGTCGCCGCCGTGGTGCTCGGCCCCGGAACCATTACCGTCGCGTCACGGGTGGGCTGCCAACACGGCTATTCGCTGGGCTGGCTGGTGCTGACCACTTCCGCCCTGATGGCGATCATGACGGTCGCGGCCCTGTTTGCCGGCGTGTCCACAAAAAAGACTCCGGGGAAACGGCTGCGAGAACGTTTTGGTTCCCCGCTCACCATCGCCATCGGGTTGGTGCTGTTTCTGATCGTGGCCCTGTTTCAATCCTCCAACAACCGCGCTCTACTGTTAGCAGCGGAGTTTTTTGTGCCCTCGCTAAAGACCTCGCAATGGGGATCAATCGCCTTTTTGTTAGCGTTTAACGTGGCCGTGATCGCGTTTTTCTTGCTCGCCCGCGACGTCTACAAAGTGATCGAAACGGCAATGTTGATGATGGTCGGATTGATGATCGTGTGCTTTGGCATCAACGCCTTGGCCGGCGGTGTGCAACCCGGCGGGGCTGCCACGGGCTTGGTGCCCACGCCTTCATCGATGAACGCGGCCCTGCAAGCACTGACCGGAGACGTGCGAGCCCTGATGGCGACGACGTTTTCGGTGGCCGGTGCCTTCTATCAATGTTATCTGGTGAGGGAACGCCGCTGGACGACCGGCGAATTGCGGTTCCGAGCCGTCGATAGCTGTGTCGGCATCGCCACGTTGGGCATCCTGACAATGTTGATTATGTGGACGGCGGCCGCGGCGCTGCACGGCAAAGTGGCCCCCGAGCAAGTAACCGATATTGCATCCTTGGCCGATAGCCTGCGACCGACGTTTGGGCAGACCGCCACGTTGGTGTTTGCTACCGGGATTATGGCCGGAGCGGTGTCGTCGTTTGTCGGCAATGCCTTGATCGGTGGGACCGTGTTTTCGGACTGCCTGGGGATCGGCAGTAAAGCGTCCCAGCCCTTCCCGCGGCGATTGACCGTCGCGGCGCTGCTGGTGGGAGCCGTGATCGCTTCGCTATCGGTGTTTGCAATCGAGAGCAACGTGAACTTTATCGTCATCGCGCAAGGCCTGACCACCTTGGGGCTGCCGGTGATGGCGTTGGCTCTGTTGTGGTTGTTGATCGATTCCGAGACGTCGCCGCTGTGGCTGATCGCGGGCACCGTGGTAGGCGTTTGTGTGACCTTCGCCCTAGCCCTGGCCACCGTGCTGAAACTGACCGGCGTGATTGTTTAGCCAGTAACCCGCAGGCGTTTGCCCACACTGGGCATCACCCACCCTCCGGGACGTGAAGTGTATTAATGACGGATTCACTTCACTCTCCCTCTGGGAGAGTCGAGCGTCAGCGAGGAGAGGGTTTCTCGGCCGCGGGAAATGGTGCTAACGACCTGCAAGTCCAACGCACCCTCCCCGCGCGCATCCCGAGAACCGTGGGCTAGCGTCCAAACGGCTGATTTACAAACACCTGCTCGCCCGGCCACCAGGGCTGCACCGTCACCGTACCGTCGCTTTCGATCCGTGTGGTGATCGCTCCTTGCAAACTTGTCACGTACACGTCCGCACCGTTTTGTGCCAAGCGTTGCAGGACTTCCGGCCGACCGGCTCGGGTGCCGCCGCTGACCACCACCGTGCGCGGCCGCGACCAATCCAACAACGGCCGCATGTCCTGTTGCAGCGAACCGTGATGCGGCGCCATCAGGATGCCGCTGCCCGGCGGCCGCGGATATTGCATCACCGCTTCGGTGCCGGGCGTTTCCAAGTCGCCCGGCAATATTAGCGAACGGCCGCCGTGGTCGATCTGCAGCACCAAGCTATTGACGTTGTCGTTGCCCGCCAGCCGTTGCCGCGTGGGGTGCAAGATTCGAATCGTCTGCGCGGTGTGGTCCAACTGAAGCTGTTCGCCGGCGTGCTGTTCGATGACTTCCACGCCCGCCTCGGCGATCGCTTGACGCACCGCTTCCAGGCCGCGTTCGTCGGTCGCCAGCATGCCTGGCGGTGTGATGATGCGGCCGACAAAGAAGCGTTGCAGCAAGCCCGGGACGGCGTTGTAGTGGTCGGCGTCGGCGTGCGACAACACGATCGCGTCCAGCCGGATGATGCCCCGGTCCCACAAGACCGACTCGATCGGACGACTGCTTTGCGCAGGGTCTCCCAATCGCCCGCAGTCGTACAACCAGGTCGTGCCGGTGGAGTGCCGGACCAACACGCTGGTGCCGTGTCCGACGTCGATGAAGGTGGCTTCCAGGCTATCGTCCGGTAATTCATGCAGGTGCGAACTGCGGTACAGCGTGGCCAGCGGCAGGGCGACACACGTCCAACCGACCAGCCACAGCAGCAGTAGTTGCGACCGTGGCCACGTTGCCGGCAGCAACAGCCCCGCGGCGATCAGCAGGTAAAAAATCAGTACCCACCAGGACGGTGGAGAGGGCAACCAAAAATGTCCCAGCGGTACGGAAGCCAAGGCGTCGATGATGCCGATGATGAAGTGCAAACTGAGTTCGCAAACGATGGCCGGGATGACCGCCAATGCGTCCCAGCAGACGCCCCCCAGGACGGCTACCAAGCCGGCGATCAGAGCCACCATCAATGGTAACCCCAGCAGCACATTGGCCAGAATAGAAATCGGGGACACGACATGAAAGTGGTACCACACCAATGGAGCACTGACCGCCCAGACCCAGAAACTAAATCGAAAGGCCAGCCACAGGCGTCGCCCGGAGGTGGTCGAAAACCGACGCAACGCTCCCAATCGAGCGTCCAGTAATCGCTCCAAAGGATCGTTCGATTGGCCACTCGCCGCCATCGCGGTCACGCTGCGACTGGCAAAGATGAGCGTCCCCACGGCCAGGAATGATAAGTGCACGCCGACCTGGCTGAGGTTCGCCGGGTTCCACAACAGCAATCCCAAAGCGGCGACCGCCAACGCGTTCAAGGGATGCACCATCCGTCCCGACCACATGCCCAATAGGACGGCCCCGATCAGCAGCGCCGCCCGCATCACCGGGGGACGTCCGCCGGTGACGGCGGCGTAAGCGATGCAGACAACCAGGATCGTGAAGTATTGTTTGTTTTGAGAGATGCTGCTGATCGCCAACAGCCACGAAGCCGCCAAGGCGACCATTCCCAGATGCAAACCGCTGACCGACAACAGGTGCGCGGTGCCGGTTTCCAGCAACCGATCGCGGGTCGAACGCTCGACGGCTTCGCGACGCCCCAGCACCAACGCCGCAGCCAAGGGGCTGCAGCGTTCGCTCAGGTGTCGCGACAGAATGCGTTCGCCGCTGGCCCCAAAAGCGGCAAAGGGACGCTGCAGCTGAAACCGACGGTGTTGCCGCTGCAGTTGTTGCAGCGAATCGACTCGGACGCGGCCCTGTTGACCGCGAGCCGCATAGATCGAACGCATGTCGGGTTCGCCCGGATTCCGCGGCGGGGTGATCGATTGGATGTCCCCCAGCACTTGCAGTTCGTCGCCCGGTAGGTAGTCCGTCGCGTCGCCATCGACCATCACCCGCACACCGCCTTCGACAGGCCGCCAGTGAGCGCCCACGCGGATCGCAGAAACCCGTCCCGCAAACAGGCTTTGCCACTGCGGTCCGCGGCCGCGAAGTTCCGCCAACGCGCTGGGACGACGCTCGACGCGGCCGTCCACAATCAACCGCAGCGCCGCCGGTCGCCAGTGATCCGTTAGGTAGGCGGTCAGCGAGGCTTGGTGGATCTGCCGGCGTTGCTGGCCACCGTGCAGGGCGAAGGCCGCCGCCACACAGCACAACGCGGCCAACCAGCCGAGCCGACGCATTCGGCTGCGGCGACCAGCCCAAAACAACAGCACCGCCGCAAATCCGGCTAGAATGGCACTCTGCCATGCCCACAACCCGGCGTGGATGCCCGCCGCGGCGGACATCGCCAGGGTGATGGTCGGATAACGCCGCAGCAAATGCCGCTCGGCGTTATCGGCGCGCCCCTTCAAGTCGTTGGTTTGTGTTGCTGTGCCCCCCATATGCGTATGGTATCGCATTCCCACCCCCCGTAGCTACGCTCGCCCCGAGCGTGGCCCCCCGTCCTCACCCCGTAGCTACGCTCGCCAGAGCGTGGTCCTCGATGTCACACCAACGGAGCCTCCACCATGTCCCTACGTTATCTGCTCGCTTTTGCCCTGCTCTCGATCGCGGTTCCCGCCCGCGCAGAGCTGCGCGTCGGCGCAAAGGTAGTCGACGTCTCGCCGCCCCAGTTTCCGGTATTGGTCAACGGCGGCATGCTGAACAAAACCGCTGGCCAAATCAACACGCCGGTGTCGGCGCGAGCGATCGTGGTGGACGACGGGCAGCAGCGGCTGGCGATCGTGGTGGTTGATAGTTGCATGATGCCGCGGCCGTTGCTCGACGACGCCAAACGTCTGGCCGCCAAACGCACCGACATCCAGCCCGATCACATGCTGATTTCCGCCACCCATACGCACACCGCGCCTTCGTGCATGGGCGCCTTGGGCACCGATGCCGATCCGGCTTACGTTTCTTATCTGCGCGAGAAACTCGCCGAAGCGATCGCGGCGGCCGAAGCCGAATTGCAACCCGCTCGGGTGGGATTTGCCACAGGCGACGCGGCGCCGTATACGGCCCTGCGGCGGTGGGTCCGGCGCAGCGACCGCGTGGCCGACGATCCGTTTGGCAATCCTACCGTTCGAGCCAACATGCACTCGGCCAACAATTGGGACGACGTCACCGGACCATCGGGCCCCGAAGATCCGGAGCTGTCGCTGATCGCCTTCCAGTCGCCCGATGGCCAACCGATCGCCATGCTGGCCAACTTCTCGATGCACTACTTCGGCGACCGCCCGATCAGCGCCGACTATTTTGGCCTGTTCGCCAACCGCGTCCAGGATCGCTTGGCCGCCGAGGCCAACGATAAAACTCTTCAGCCCGTTGCCATCATGTCACATGGTTGCAG from Roseimaritima ulvae includes these protein-coding regions:
- a CDS encoding thiamine phosphate synthase, yielding MLDASYNRASEGLRTIEDYARFVRNDPALSRHAKQLRHDLAAAFATLPRQHLLSARDTPGDVGTTIQTASEQIRPSAVAVATAAAARCQQALRSIEEYVKCIYPEVAPRIEAIRYQTYTLEAALQGLSQAAERLAGARLYALIEGGESNEALAQTIRTLATAGVDILQLRDKRLDDRTLYERTRAATAEVAAIDTAQRPLLIVNDRADIAAAAGADGVHVGQEELPLAAVRRIVGPDGIVGVSTHNLSQAQQAQRDGADYIGCGPTFTSRTKSFAEFPGLEFLKQVAKQLSLPAFAIGGIDATNVDQVLATGIPRVAVSAAITAAESPPQAAAELKQILSKWSLFAPRT
- a CDS encoding NUDIX domain-containing protein, which gives rise to MSADQPAEDEPTAELPREHGPWKILASHEAYRDPWVRLRQDDVLRPDGLPGSYVVVNLKPGVCVLALDDNGRVHLTREFHYGVGRVTLEAVSGGVEPGDSPEATAHRELAEELGITAERLTMLGNMDPFTANVVSPTVLYLAEGLRFGTPQPEGTEQITRVEMSLDEAVQRVMDSEITHGPSCVVILKAAMGTSS
- a CDS encoding group I truncated hemoglobin, which codes for MADESEVLFERIGGAAVVADIVKDMYRRVLADEDLAGFFENTSMERLQKMQFEFLASAFDGPVKYCGTELAAIHHGRGITGQHFAKFCNHFADAMESHGVDAKDIDDAMGRLAMYKDKITGDVGVDG
- a CDS encoding N-acetylglucosamine-6-phosphate deacetylase, producing MSDFVDIQVNGYAGVDFNDDALSADDLHRACQAMRSDGVTAFLPTVITDTLDAMQRRLRQLVKRTQEDDLASQMVAGFHVEGPFLNPQLGYIGAHPTESTQLASVDAAKRLLDAAEGRVRIVTLAPERDPGAATTRFLADQQILVSAGHCDASLDELRRGIDAGLSMFTHLGNGCPVNLPRHDNIIQRVLAVADQLRIGLIADGHHIPLFALQNYLRQIPVANVILTTDAIAAAGLGPGTYPLAGRMVRVAENDAPRFDDSGQLAGSAATMPAMVQNLQAMGIDEPTIAAYCGGNARRVLEG
- a CDS encoding glucosamine-6-phosphate deaminase, which gives rise to MRIEIASDVDEMGRLAAERAAAILRDAISDNRRARMIVATGASQFTVLEHLTKQPDIDWQLVDGFHLDEYIGIDRSHPASFCRYLDERLVQKVPLGSFQFLDAGDSPQENVQRIGELVSGQPIDVALVGIGENGHLAFNDPPADFETTDPYLIVELDEPCRQQQVGEGWFGSLAEVPTHAISMSVQQIMKSRAIICSVPDARKAAAVQAAVEGPVTPDLPASILQKHANCTLLLDPPAAEKLSEATRGAAT
- a CDS encoding ATP-binding cassette domain-containing protein gives rise to the protein MPLITLEELTIGFRGPSLLDEVSAKIEPGQRIGLLGRNGAGKTTLMKLLAGELQPDGGQIVFDTGVRVARLVQDVPTNLTGTIHDVVEQGLSEEDGAEPWERAHRLEKILSQMNLSPEASFQTLSSGMKRRVLLARALAAEPHLLLLDEPTNHLDIDSILWLEEFLARWQGTLLFVTHDRSFLQRLANRIWEIDRGRLFDWSCDYATFLQRKEAALAAEEKQNALFDKRLAEEEAWIRKGIKARRTRNEGRVKALKEMRVERGQRRKSEGTAKLQIQEAMRSGALVADVKKISFSYGDRSIVENFSTTIMRGDKVGIIGPNGAGKTTLLKLILGELEPQQGSVRTGTNVQVAYFDQLRDQLDGDKSVQDNVADGSDRVRIGDTNKHIIGYLQDFLFTPERARTPVRFLSGGERNRVLLAKLMTKPANVIVLDEPTNDLDSETLDMLEEQVTQFAGTVLLVSHDRTFLNNVVTSTIVYEADGVHEYVGGYDDWRRVVEQRGDVAQAAPSHKSIAKPAKKKSGNGSGNDTAKKPNANTQTRRLSFKEKHELEKLPEKIERLETQIAELHDSMADPEYYKQPGALQAANQNQLSELEQELATAYQRWEELEAIGG